The region AAGCTCAGCCTATTCCTGAATCCGATGCTGCTGTCATCATGTCTGATGTGGCCTACTTTGAGAGTGCCTCTGGAACCACAAACACAACCTTTAGCCCCTAGATTCGACTAACAATCCAAGCATAGGCGATCGCCAGGGTGAACACCGTGAGTGGAGCACCAAAGCGAAAGTGCTGCCAAAAGGAAAACCGCTGCCCGGAGCTAGCAGCTGCCTCCACTGTAATTAAATTAGCCACAGCGCCAAAAAGGGTGAGATTCCCCGCGAGGGTACTCGTGGCTGCCAGGAGGTACCAGAGTTGATCGGCACTTTTGGGGATAAACTGCCCCAAGAGCAGCACCGTCGGCACGTTAGAGATCAAATTCGACAGCAATGCTGTAATCACCACGAGGGGCAAGGGCTGATTCAGCCAAGGGCGCAAAATGCCTAGTAAATCAAGGTTTTGCATACAGCGGGTCAGAATAAACAGACCCGCAAACAGAACCAATAGTGACCAATCCACCTGAGCAAGTACCCGCTCTGGCTGAAGACGGCGGGTAACCAGCAAAGCTGCGGCTGCCAATAGAGAGGATTCTGCTAGGGGAAAGCCCAGCAGAAAGGCCAAAAACATCAGCCCAGAGACAATCAGTGTCTTGTGGAGTAACCCTTTTTGCACCGGCGCTGCTGGGAGTGTAGCTAATGTAAAGGGTTGGCGCGATCGCACCTCCGGATAGAGCCACCCCAACCAGGCCACTTGCAGACCCAACCCCACCCCTGCAACGGGTACCATCACTTGGGCAAACGGAAGATACCCTAACTCGGAAAACGATCCCACGAGAATATTTTGGGGATTGCCGCTAAGGGTAGCTACAGAACCGATATTGGTTGCCCCTGCGATCGCCAGCAGGTAGGGCACTGGATTCAAACCCAAAACATGGGTAATGCGCAGGGTTAAAGGCGTCGTTACAAGGGCAAGGGTATCATTCAGAAAGACCGCCGATAGTATTCCCGTCGCCACGGTGAGAAACACCAGCAACCCCCAGGGACTGCCACTAAAGCGCACCACGGTCACCACCGCTATTTGAAAAAAGCCGCTTAAGCCGAGATAGGCATTCACAATCATCATGCTCAGCAAGAACACGATGGCTTGGGGATCAATGGCTTGCCACGCAGTGGGTAGATCAATCGCCCCTAGGGCAATCAAAAGAGCCGCACTCACAAGGGCGATCGTTGCGCGATTCATGTGTAGCCCCGGCACCCCCCCAAGGGCCAAGGCACCGTAGCTGAGGGCGAGAATCAGGAGTTGCAGCAGAAACCGCAGCACCTACTGTTGGGTTTGAATTTTCTCGGCCTCTAGGGCATCAAGCAATTTCCCAAGGGCCGCAAGATCGTCACCATCATATTCCCGCTTCCACAGCAGTTGGGAAATTTGGTTTTCAATGGCTGAGGTTAAGACTTGGGTTTCGAGCACCCGTTGCACTAAGCGTTGGATCATCATAGGGATTTGGCAGCTTAGACAGTTGTTCTCTAGGGTAGCCCATTGGCTGTGGATCAAATCGAAGGAACCACTTTCTCAAGTGGCACAATTTGCGATAGTGGGGGCACTGGGATCAGCAAAGCATTGATCCTGAGCCGGGGATCGTTGTCCCATCAATAAGTCGTGTTTCGATAAATTAAGGAAAGTTGAAATTCTAGGATACACCAGATATACTAAAGGGCGACTTTTGTAAACTCAATAACAGTACTTTAAAGGCAAAGGAGGTAAGGCAACTTGGCCAGAAGACGGAAGCGGAAGAGCCGGCGGCGTCTCGAAGGGCGCAAAATCCTTGAGTGCGTACCTCAATATAGCATCGAAAGTGGCGAAGATAAACCCGTGACAGCGGCGCGAAAATTTATTCAGGCCAAGGGGATCACCCCACCCGCTTTAGTGCTTGTTAAGCGGAATGAGCACACCACCGATCGCTACTTCTGGGCAGAAAAGGGCCTGTTTGGTGCGCAGTACGTTGAAGAAAACCACTTTTTATTCCCTAGCCTAAGGGAACTTGCAGAAGAGAAAATGGCAGCCACCACCCGTTAGGCTGTTTTTTTTACAAGCATCCTTTTGAGGGGGAGTCAGGACTTGCTCTTGGCTCTTTTTGCTTTGGTGGCGAGGGGCTCAAGATTTGATCTTTTTGCGCCATTTACTTATGGCAATTTGGCAACCGTCCTCATAAAATAGAAATAGCGGAGACACACGTTTCCGTTCACTCCTCACACCACACCCCGCCTGGACAGTTATTGGTTCGGGCGGCTTCCTTTTTGTAAAGGTTTGTAAAGACTTACAACTCCCAAACGTGGCTAGAATCCTTGAGATAACCCTTCACCTTTGCCAAATCCGCTAGCTGGGTAAAGGGGCTGGTTTGAGCGTATTTGACTAGGGTCTCTAAAAGCATAGCCAGTTGAGTATTATCGCCACGCTCGATCGCCCCATCAATGCGCTCAAAGAGTTGCCGGAAGTTCCGTGCCCGCTCATCGAAGGCATGGTTAAGATAGCCTATGACAAACTCCTGAGTCTGCCTAATCTTGGCAATGGTTGCTTCCTTCTCTGCTTCAATTTGTTGACGCTTGGTAATTTCCTGCTCTTTCAGCTTTGCGTACTCTAAATACCTGTCGTAAAGAGAAAAAAGTGAAGTAATTGTGTTGACAAGAGCAACTACAGTAGTTCCGCTGACAGGAGCATCTACAGGCTGTCCGTACACGATTTTTCCCCCATAAATTCCGTCCGCTAGGCATTGGCTTTGAGCATTTTTTTACTTGCCACTTAATCTGTTGCCAGTACAAGGATCAGTGTCAATAATTTCATACAGTGCTTTGACCAAAAGAAATACTCGCTGAAACGTCTCTGCATCCCGCTCGACCTCAAACCCGTTGTGAATTGCCCTCTCCAAGTCGTTTAAGGCGATGTGGCAACGAGGAGAAAGCTCTTCTAGACATCCTTGTAACTCTGCGATCCGTGGTTGAACACCTGTTTCCAGATACTTAATGTAAGCATCTATCTTAGCGATTTCTTTATCTACTTCCGCTGCAAACTCAGTCGCCTCGGTGAGATCTTTTTCTCCCTTTCCTGCCAGCATTATTCCCCCTATCATTAGCGCGGGGCCAGCCATAGCAGCATTAAGCACAAGGCTGCCCAGAGCCATACCTCCTCCACCGGCTGCCAGTGAGCCACCACCCAACCATGCTAGGGTTGCATTGGTTGCTGCTGCGCCACTCAATGCTCCAATGGCTGTTCCTGTACTTGCGGTTCCCACTAAACTGGCCAGCTCAAAAACAGCCATTTGGACGACTGCTGCTGTTCCTCCCATTGCGACGATAGTTGCACCAGTAAAGCCTAAATTCTCGAATAGCTTGTCTTGAGCAGCACCACCATCGAGATGACTCTTAACTTCAGATAGGGTCAAACGTTGTAGAAATTCAAGTTCACTTACTGATAGTTTTTGCTTTAATTGCTTACAAAGGTGCCTGAAGCGCAAGACGATAAGGTTAAAGACCGTATGTCTTTGCTCATCATATGCCCTCAGTCGGCTTTCGGTAGAATCCTTTACAGAATTGTACCTGTTTGCCTTGGCAGCGTAGCGCTGCTTTGCTTCTTCAATTTTCTTCTGGGCTTCTTCAATTTTACTCCAGCCTTCGGCACCAGTGGCGATACCGATGACACCAGTGACGCCGGCAGCTGCTCCCAAGAGGATAGGAATGATGAAAACCATAGGGATGATTAAATGAGATGAGTGAGAGGATATCTAACTGGTACCACAAAAAGTGATACAGTCAAACCATAGAACTACAGATTTTATGTTTCTTAACTAAGAAAATTAAAATGCAATACCGCATTTGTCATCAAACCACCTACACCTACAGTGCTCCCGTTGCCCTTGCCCCCCACGATTTGCGCTTGATTCCCCGCAGTGATGGCCACCAACGCCTGCGATCGCTCTCCCTGGAAATTTTACCGACTCCCCAAGGTCATAGTTCTGTCCTCGATGTCTATGGTAATCACATTCAGCGCTACTGGTGGTTACCGCAGCCCACTACTTCCCTCATGATTCAGGTCACTTCTGAAGTAGAAACCTATTGCGACAACCCCTTTAACTATTTGCTCGAACCATGGGCAGTCACACTCCCTTTTAACTATCCCCAGCGGCTGGCAACTAGCCTGCATCCCTATCTATCACTGCCAGTGGATCCGGTTGCCTATGAGCTGGCTTGGCAAATTTTAGCCAGTGGCGATCGCCAGGTCCTCACATTTCTCAGTGACCTCAATAACAAAATTTACCGTACTTGTCAGCACCAAATTCGTGAAACCGGTGCCCCTTGGCCCCCCTGTGTCACTTGGGCAAAACAAACGGGTTCCTGTCGCGATACGGCAGTTTTGTTTATCCATGCCTGTCGGGCTGTGGGCCTGGCGGCGCGGTTTGTCAGTGGCTATCAGGAAGGGGACTTGGAGAATCCTGAACGGCACCTCCATGCTTGGGTGGAAGTGTATTTGCCGGGGGCAGGCTGGCGGGGCTATGATCCCACCCACGGCCTAGCGGTGAGCGATCGCCACATTGCCCTTGTGGCTGCCGCTGATCCGGCAGATGCTGCCCCCATTGAAGGCGTCCTACGGGGACAGGGGGTCACCTCCACCATGAGCTATCAACTACAGATTCAGCGCCTCTCCTAGGTATGGAAGAAAAAGGCAGTACCGAGAATCCCATAGGTCGCCAAAAGTAGCGCTCCCTCTAGCCAGTTGGAGCGGCCATCTAGGCTAATCACATTGGCAATGACAACCGCAATAATCACCGTCACCACCTCAAAAAGACTAAAGTTCAAATCCATTGGCTGACCGATGAACTGGCCAATAAGCACAAGAATAGGTGCCACCAAAAGCGCCACCAACAGGGATGACCCCAAGGCAATGGAAACAGACAGATCCATATTGTTTTTCAGGGCAACCCCCACAGCAGTCACATATTCCGCTGCACCGCCCACCAACGGCAAGAGAATGACCCCAGTAAATAGGGGCGTCAAACCCAGTCCTGCCGTTGCCTCCTCGACAGCACCAACAAAGATTTCTGACTCAAAGGCCACCCCAATGGTGGCAATGATGAGAACGGTAAGCCAAAGGGGGAGGTTAGGCTTTTCGTGGTGTCCTGCCTCGCCTCCTAGTTCCACCTCACTGACATCGTAAAGATAGCTGTGGGTTTTCAGGGAAAAGATTAACGTCAGCCCATAAACGAGAATCAGAATGATGGCTGCCACAACTGACATTTGGGAAATTGCCCCTGGCGGCACCCTATCGGAGGTATAAATCACCATTGCTGGCAAAAGCATGGCGGCGATCGCCACCGTCATCGAGGAAGCATTGACCCGTGCCACCACTGGGGCAAAGGATTGTTCCTTGTAGCGAATGCCCCCCAGCAGCATGGATAGCCCCATCACCAGCAAAAGGTTCGCCATTAGGGTTCCCGTAATACTGGCTTTGACAATATCCACTAAACCCGCTCGCAGCGCCACAATGGCAATAATGAGTTCCGTGGCATTGCCAAAGAGGGCATTTAAGAGGCCACCGATCGTCGGACCCGTGGCAAGGGCCACCTCCTCCGTTGCTGTACTCAACCAAATCGCCAAGGGGACGATCGCCAGGGCTGCCAAAATAAAGACAGTGAGAGCGCCCCATTCCAGTTGTTCCGCAGCAATGGAGAGGGGAATAAACAGCAAAAAAACAATCGACACCAGTCGCTTCATGGGGCATCCCTTACACCGTGAAAGGACAAAAATTTCCTCTATCCTAGCCTGTGGTTTTTATGGTGCCCTTCCCAGGAGCAAGCAAGAGGGGCATCCCTAGCCACTGCGGAGGATCACCCGCTGATTTTGGCGGGCGACAAGGGAGAGGGTGAGCGGGCCAGCGGTATAAACCGAGGTGGGAGTGACGGCGCTAATGTCAATCGTCCCTTGGTGATCTTTGAGCTCAAGAACAAATTTCACCAGTTCAATTTGGCGAAAGGAGCCAACAGTGCCAGTGACCGGATCTGGGAGAACGCCGGAGGCGATCGCCCGTTGATTACTGACTGTAAATAACTGATCCAAACGTTGCAAAATCTGTTCATCGGTCATCTGGCTGGGATCCAAAGAGATGGTGGCCAGATTTTCACCCTCGCGGAAAACCTGCTGATTGCGCGCCACTTGGGGCACCACAAGAATATTGCTTTCCCCCTGTAGATAATTGGCCGCTGCTAAAATGCGCACCACATAGGATTGGCCATCACTAATTTGGCTGCGCAGGCGGTGCACATCTGCGGTGGTGATTTGAATCACCTGATCCGTCGGCTGGAGGTTCTGGGGACTATTGAGGACAATGGCATTCCGCCGCGCTTCCCGCAGGAGTTCCTCAATGACTTGGGTGGCTTTATCTGGATCCTTGACATTTTGAATCACAGCAGAGGCCAAAACTTGCCCCGTGCGAATGGCGATCGTCCCCCGCCGTAGTCCCAACAACAGGATGTTCACGTTTTCTTCAAGGCGTTGGCGACTGGCCTCAAGGGCAGCAATTTCCTGCTGAAGACTACGCTGTTGATTCCGTAACACCTGCTGCTGCTGATTGGCCGCCGCCAGTTGATCCTGAATGCGATCAATCTCTGCTCGGAGGCGATCCTTTTGGGCTTCCACTTCGGCAAGGCGTTGTTGAGCCGTGCGAATGGCGGTTTCTAGGGCTGCTTTTTGTCCAGCCACCTCCTCGAGACGGCCTTGGATGGCTTGTCGCTCCCGTTGCAGGCGCTGAATTTCTCGCCGCAGGCGTGCCCCTTGGGCTTCAAAGTTCTCGAGGTTTTTTTGGGCTTGAGTGTAGCGGTGTTGGAGTTGCTTGAGTTCTGCTTCTGTAAGGGTCTGACGATTGACAGCTTGCTCTAGCACTCGGTTCGTTTGACTGAGGCGTTGGCGAATATTGGCCAGTTCAATTTGGGATTGTGCCAGTTCTGCTTCAATTTCGTCCTTTTGGGCACGGGTTTGCGCCAGTTCTTGTTCGGCAGCCGCTTGTTGACGGCGAATTGTATCAATGCGCAGGACGCCATCGCGCAATTCACGGCTGAGGGCAAAGAGAATGGCCAAAGTGGAGGCAGAAATTAAGCTCCCTGTGAGAATGGTAATCAGAACAGCGGTCTGCCGTGGCCGCAAATTAAACCAACTCAATCGAGCTTTGCCCACTTTTGAGCCAAGGCGATCGCCCACTGTCGCGATCGCGCCCCCAAGAATAATCACAGCCAAAACCAGAACATACCCAGCCATATTTCGGGTACTGCTGCCACTCCCCAACTATACTTTCTACAGTACGTGCCGATGCTGCCCCCGATAAGGGCTCGGGCAAATCACTTGGACTGCAATCAACCAATGCCAAAAATTGCCACCTGGAACGTTAACTCAATTCGCACCCGCCTTGACCATGTCTGCCAGTGGTTGGATAGCACTGGGGTGGACTACCTCTGTCTGCAGGAGACCAAAGTCACAGATGCTGAGTTCCCACGTCAGCCCTTTCTGGATCGGGGATATCACGTTTATTGTAGTGGTCAAAAGGCCTATAACGGGGTGGCCATTCTCAGTCGTCAGCCCCTGGCGGGGGTAGAAGCAGGCTTTGCCCCCCAATTGCCCAGCCACAGTGAGTTGGATACCCAAAAACGGCTCATTCGCGCCCAATTCGCCCCTGATGTGATCTTGGTGAATGTCTATATTCCCAACGGCGGCGAGTACGACAGTGAGAAATACCACTACAAGCTGCACTGGCTGAAAACGCTCTATGTCTATCTCGAGCAACTCACCACCCAAGGGGAAGTGATTCTCTGTGGCGATTTTAATATTGCCCCTGAAGATAAAGACCTCTTTGATGCGAGCGATCGCGCCACAAAAGTGGGGGCCACCGATGCTGAACGCAACCTTCTGGCAGCCATTCGCGATCTTGGCTTCCATGATGCCTTTCGCCAGTTTACTGAAGCGCCGGGGCACTACTCTTGGTGGGATTATCGCTCAGGTGCCTTTCGCCGCAATCATGGCTGGCGCATTGATCACCTCTATGTTACCCCCGGTGTCAAAGCCCGGGCCTGCAACTGTCACATTGATATTGCCCCGCGGCGCTTACCCAAGCCCAGTGACCATGCACCCGTCATCCTAGAGATTGAATAGGGGCTGTACGGTGCGCAGCCACTCCGTTAAATCCTGTACCCCTTGGCCGTAGGTGAGATCAAAAGTCAGCGGCGTAATACTAATCAAGTTTTGGGCAATGGCTTCCACATCCGTGGGCGCTTGATTGGGGTCTTGGGGATATTCTTCGACCACTTCCCCCGCCAGCCAGTAGTAGGTTTTGCCGCGGGGGTCAACGCGCTTTTGGAAAAGGTCATGGTAGCGCCGAATTCCCTGCCGGGTAATCACAACGCCAGCAATTTCACTGGCGGGCAGAGCAGGCACATTGACATTGAGGAGCACTTTGGGCGGAAGGGGGGCATTTTCCAGTGCTTTGAGGAGACGATTGGTAAAGTCAGCGGCCGGCTGAAAGTCATGAACCGTGAAACTGGCGAGGCTGATGGCAATACTGGGAATGCCCTCAATTACCCCCTCCATAGCAGCAGACACCGTGCCGGAGTAAAGAATATCTGTGCCGAGGTTGGAGCCTTGGTTAATCCCAGAAACGACAAAATCCGGGGGTTGCTCTAGGAGCGCACCCAGGGCTAACTTCACACAGTCGGAGGGGGTACCAGAGCAGGCCCAGGCCTTAATCCTGGGGTGAAAGCGATCGCTGACGACTTCGGCGCGAATCGGATCAAACACAGTGAGGCTATGCCCTGTAGCGGAGCGTTCGCGATCCGGACACACGACGACGACTTCATGGCCAGCGATCGCCAGTGTATCTGCCAACGTCCGAATACCGGGGGCAAAGACCCCATCGTCATTGGCAATGAGTAACCGCATTTGTTGCCCCCTGAATCCTGAAGTATTGGCCAAACATTACAGTTGATTGCAAATCCCAACACCCTCCCTGAGAAATGTTAACCTCTAGAAGGGTCAAGTGGCGCACTCCATGGCCCACCTTGGCGAACAGTTTGAACGCACCATTCCTGACATGACCGCTTTTGGGGATTGACAGGATTTATGGAACGCCTACTGAACCATGAGTTGAAGGAGAACACTGTGTCTGTGCATCAAAGTCATTCGTTATTCCGTGAAGACCTCAGCGAATACGTTGCCCATTTGCAACTGCACATGGCACTTCAGGCGCGCAATTTAGTGCCCGCCCTCAAACACACTGGCGATAGCCGTGAGCAACTTCTCCATCAAACCCAAGCCAACTTCGAGAAGTACGTCTCCCGTCAAAGCTATATTGACTAAAGCAATTTTCCTTTGTGCTCAAAAATCAACAGCTCTGCTCCCTTAGCAGCAGCAATCCTGCTGCTTTTTGCGTTGGTTGGGGGAGTCACTGCTTCCACCCCTTTGAGGAACACTTGCCACAGAGTACACTAGGGGCGATATTGCTATTTGTAACACTCTTGTCAGCGTTCTCAGGAGGTTTTATGGCGCGGACAGAATCCACGATGCTTGCCCTTGGTACTGTTGCTCCCGATTTTCAACTGCCCGATGTGGTGAGTGGCCAAACGATTTCCCTCAGCACCTTTGCCGATAAGAAAGCCCTACTGGTGATGTTTATTTGTCGCCACTGTCCCTATGTGAAGCATGTTCAACAGGAACTGGCGAAGCTGGGGCGCGACTACAAAGACACAGGCTTAGGAATTGTTGCCATTAGTGCCAATGACGCCGCTAACTATCCCGAGGATGCCCCAGAGTCCCTGAAGGCGATGGCCACTGAACTCGGGTTTACCTTTCCCCTTTGCTACGATGAGAGCCAGGAAACGGCCAAGGCCTACACCGCTGCCTGTACACCGGATTTCTTCCTCTTTGATAGCGATCGCAAGCTCGTGTATCGCGGACAACTCGATGACAGCCGCCCCCAGAATGGCCTACCGGTGACGGGCAAAGACTTGCGTGCCGCCATTGATGCTGTGTTAGCCGGTCAAACCCCCAGTGAGGATCAAAAGCCAAGTCTCGGCTGCAATATCAAGTGGAAACCGGGCAATGAACCGGCCTATTACCGCTAATCCTGGAAAGCGGAAGAGAAGGGCACTTTTATTGCCGCTTTTGAGTCCTTAGCCTACTGTGATATCAGTGCCAATGGGTTTGGCTGTGTTGATGGGATTTCTTTTTTAGGTGTGAGCAGTGAATAACGAACTTTTTTCGCCAGTGGGGATGCCGTCAATGGGATCTGCCCTGAAAACCGTAGGAGTCGCAATAGCAACGGTGGCGATCGCCCTCGGTTCTTTGAGTCCCAGCCGTGGTCAAGAAGCCCCCACACTTTCTCAAAACCAACCAGCCGCAACCCCAGCACCCCCGACACCACCATCCCCAGAGCCTGTGCCTGAAAGCCCGCCAGCGGCACCCTCTACCCCTGCGCCTGTGGGTCAGCCCCCCGCTGATGAACCCAAAGTATTGATTGCTGAAGTGGTGGTTGAAGGAGCCACCCCTGAACTGGAGCAATTGGTCTATCAGGTCATTAGCACTCGACCGGGCAGTACCACTACCCGCACGCAACTCCAACAAGATACCAACGCCATCTTTGCTACGGGGTTTTTTGCCGATGTCAATGCCGTCCCTAGGGATACCCCCCTCGGTGTGCGGATTACCTTTGTCGTGCGCCCCTATCCGGTACTGCGAGCTGTTCAAGTGGCGGGCAATCAAGTCCTCACCCAAGAGAAAGTGAACGAAATTTTTGCCCCCCAAATTGGCCGCACCCTCAATCTTAGAGAGCTCCAAGCTGGGATTGAAAAAATTAACACGTTCTATAGGGATAATGGCTACATTTTGGGTCAAGTTGTTGGTACCCCCCAAGTCGATCCCGATGGTGTTGTCACGTTGCAGGTGGCTGAGGGGGTCGTTGAACAGGTTACCTATCGCTTTCTGAATAAAGAAGGGGAGCCGACGAAACAACGTACCCGCGACTTTGTCATTAGCCGGGAAATGGACACCCAACCCGGGGTCGTCCTTAATCAAAAGACAGTGCAGGCAGATTTGCGACGCCTCTTTGAACTGGGACTTTTTGAGGATGTGCAAGTTGCCCTTGAACCCGGCCAGGATCCCCGCAAGGTGAACTTAATCCTCAATATCAAAGAGCGCAATACGGGCAGTGTCTCTGCGGGGGCAGGTTATAGCTCGGCCGCAGGTCTATTTGGAACCGTAGCATTCCAGCAAAACAACCTCTTTGGCCGCAACTGGAAATTGAGTGCGGAAGCCCAAGGGGGGACTGAAGGGGAATTTCTCTTTGACCTTAGCTTCACCGATCCATGGATTAAAGGGGATCCCTACCGCACCTCCTACACCGTCAGTGCCTTCAACCGCCTGACGGTTCCCTATACCTTCAGTAATGGCCCCATTGATGTTCGTTTGGCCAATGGCGATTTTCCGCGGATTAACCGCTTGGGCACTGCCCTCTTCTTTACCCGTCCCTTTACCAAGGATCGCGATCAGGTGCGTACCGCTTGGACCGGTTCCCTTGGCTTGCAATATCAACGCGTCACATCCCTAGACGGCGGTTTTACCCGCTTCAACACCGATGCTTTAGGCAACTGTTTAACCTTTCCAGACAACGGCGTCTGTCGCGGCTTCAATGACCTGTTTACGGTGCAAGCGGCGATTCTGCGGGACTTGCGCAATGATCCCTTGCGTCCCACCAGTGGCCAAGTGATCCGCCTAGGCGTGGATCAGTCACTTCCCATTGGTGCGGGTAGCATCTTGATGAATCGGGTGCGGGGTAGCTATAGCTTCTATATCCCAGTGAAGTTTCTGCGTATTGAGGGGCCGCAAACCTTTGCCTTCAATATTCAAGCGGGCAACATTTTTGGCGATTTGCCCCCCTATGAATCCTTTACGATTGGGGGTGCTAACTCGGTGCGCGGTTGGGAAGAGGGGGCGATCGGTTCTGGGCGTGCCTTTGTACAGGGGACGGTGGAGTATCGGTTCCCAATTTTTAACATTATTGGTGGTGCACTCTTCGTAGATGGGGCCAGTTTGCTCGGTACCCAAAGCAGCGTACCCGGTCAGCCGGGAATTGTGCGCGGTAAACCCGGAGAGGGGCTAGGCTATGGAGCTGGCCTGCGGGTGAATACCCCCTTAGGCAATATCCGCATTGACTTTGGCTGGAACAATCAAGGGGGCAGTGCCTTTAGTTTTGGTATTGGTGAACGCTTCTAGGAGAAAGCTCCATGATCGCGGCCTCTGGACCGACACCATTGGTGGCAACGACTCAACGGACCCTTGCTGGAACTGCCCAATGGTCAGGGGTGGGCTTACACTCAGGCCAGTGGGTTGCGCTCACCCTTCAGCCGGCAGCCGCCAATACCGGACGCCAGTTTGTGCGCCTTGATCTGGAGGGGCAGCCTGTCATTCCTGCTCGGATTGAGGCTGTGAAATCCACTCAGTTGGCAACGGAGTTGGTGGCCAATGGCGCCAGTGTGCGCACGGTTGAGCATCTCTTGGCAGCGCTGGCGATCGCCGGCATTGATAATGTCACGATTCAGATCACAGGTCCTGAGGTGCCCGTGCTCGATGGCTCGGCACAACCTTGGCTCGAAGGCATTCAGAGGGTAGGTGTTGTCCCCCAGGAGGCCCCTCGACCAGCAGTCATCTTGAAGGAACCGGTCACCATTTACGAAGGAGAGGCCTTTGTTAGTGCCATTCCTGCCCCTGAGCTACGCCTCACCTATGGCATTGACTTTCCCTATCGGGCAATAGGTCGCCAGTGGTGTAGTTTTACGCCCTCAGAACTAGCGACGGAGGTCGCCCCGGCTCGCACTTTTGGTTTTGCTGAACAAGTGGACTATCTGCGCAGCCAAGGTCTGATTCAGGGGGGCAGCTTAGAGAATGCCCTTGTGTGCAGTGCCAGTGGTTGGGTCAACCCGCCGTTACGCTTTGCCGATGAACCCGTTCGCCACAAGTTACTCGATCTCTGGGGCGATTTAGCCCTCCTCGGAACACCCCCCATTGCCCATTATGTGGCCTATCGCGC is a window of Thermosynechococcus vestitus BP-1 DNA encoding:
- a CDS encoding anion transporter encodes the protein MLRFLLQLLILALSYGALALGGVPGLHMNRATIALVSAALLIALGAIDLPTAWQAIDPQAIVFLLSMMIVNAYLGLSGFFQIAVVTVVRFSGSPWGLLVFLTVATGILSAVFLNDTLALVTTPLTLRITHVLGLNPVPYLLAIAGATNIGSVATLSGNPQNILVGSFSELGYLPFAQVMVPVAGVGLGLQVAWLGWLYPEVRSRQPFTLATLPAAPVQKGLLHKTLIVSGLMFLAFLLGFPLAESSLLAAAALLVTRRLQPERVLAQVDWSLLVLFAGLFILTRCMQNLDLLGILRPWLNQPLPLVVITALLSNLISNVPTVLLLGQFIPKSADQLWYLLAATSTLAGNLTLFGAVANLITVEAAASSGQRFSFWQHFRFGAPLTVFTLAIAYAWIVSRI
- a CDS encoding DUF3155 domain-containing protein translates to MARRRKRKSRRRLEGRKILECVPQYSIESGEDKPVTAARKFIQAKGITPPALVLVKRNEHTTDRYFWAEKGLFGAQYVEENHFLFPSLRELAEEKMAATTR
- a CDS encoding transglutaminase family protein; translation: MQYRICHQTTYTYSAPVALAPHDLRLIPRSDGHQRLRSLSLEILPTPQGHSSVLDVYGNHIQRYWWLPQPTTSLMIQVTSEVETYCDNPFNYLLEPWAVTLPFNYPQRLATSLHPYLSLPVDPVAYELAWQILASGDRQVLTFLSDLNNKIYRTCQHQIRETGAPWPPCVTWAKQTGSCRDTAVLFIHACRAVGLAARFVSGYQEGDLENPERHLHAWVEVYLPGAGWRGYDPTHGLAVSDRHIALVAAADPADAAPIEGVLRGQGVTSTMSYQLQIQRLS
- the cax gene encoding calcium/proton exchanger, which translates into the protein MKRLVSIVFLLFIPLSIAAEQLEWGALTVFILAALAIVPLAIWLSTATEEVALATGPTIGGLLNALFGNATELIIAIVALRAGLVDIVKASITGTLMANLLLVMGLSMLLGGIRYKEQSFAPVVARVNASSMTVAIAAMLLPAMVIYTSDRVPPGAISQMSVVAAIILILVYGLTLIFSLKTHSYLYDVSEVELGGEAGHHEKPNLPLWLTVLIIATIGVAFESEIFVGAVEEATAGLGLTPLFTGVILLPLVGGAAEYVTAVGVALKNNMDLSVSIALGSSLLVALLVAPILVLIGQFIGQPMDLNFSLFEVVTVIIAVVIANVISLDGRSNWLEGALLLATYGILGTAFFFHT
- a CDS encoding DUF3084 domain-containing protein; the encoded protein is MAGYVLVLAVIILGGAIATVGDRLGSKVGKARLSWFNLRPRQTAVLITILTGSLISASTLAILFALSRELRDGVLRIDTIRRQQAAAEQELAQTRAQKDEIEAELAQSQIELANIRQRLSQTNRVLEQAVNRQTLTEAELKQLQHRYTQAQKNLENFEAQGARLRREIQRLQRERQAIQGRLEEVAGQKAALETAIRTAQQRLAEVEAQKDRLRAEIDRIQDQLAAANQQQQVLRNQQRSLQQEIAALEASRQRLEENVNILLLGLRRGTIAIRTGQVLASAVIQNVKDPDKATQVIEELLREARRNAIVLNSPQNLQPTDQVIQITTADVHRLRSQISDGQSYVVRILAAANYLQGESNILVVPQVARNQQVFREGENLATISLDPSQMTDEQILQRLDQLFTVSNQRAIASGVLPDPVTGTVGSFRQIELVKFVLELKDHQGTIDISAVTPTSVYTAGPLTLSLVARQNQRVILRSG
- the xth gene encoding exodeoxyribonuclease III — encoded protein: MPKIATWNVNSIRTRLDHVCQWLDSTGVDYLCLQETKVTDAEFPRQPFLDRGYHVYCSGQKAYNGVAILSRQPLAGVEAGFAPQLPSHSELDTQKRLIRAQFAPDVILVNVYIPNGGEYDSEKYHYKLHWLKTLYVYLEQLTTQGEVILCGDFNIAPEDKDLFDASDRATKVGATDAERNLLAAIRDLGFHDAFRQFTEAPGHYSWWDYRSGAFRRNHGWRIDHLYVTPGVKARACNCHIDIAPRRLPKPSDHAPVILEIE
- the surE gene encoding 5'/3'-nucleotidase SurE; its protein translation is MRLLIANDDGVFAPGIRTLADTLAIAGHEVVVVCPDRERSATGHSLTVFDPIRAEVVSDRFHPRIKAWACSGTPSDCVKLALGALLEQPPDFVVSGINQGSNLGTDILYSGTVSAAMEGVIEGIPSIAISLASFTVHDFQPAADFTNRLLKALENAPLPPKVLLNVNVPALPASEIAGVVITRQGIRRYHDLFQKRVDPRGKTYYWLAGEVVEEYPQDPNQAPTDVEAIAQNLISITPLTFDLTYGQGVQDLTEWLRTVQPLFNL
- a CDS encoding thioredoxin family protein, whose protein sequence is MARTESTMLALGTVAPDFQLPDVVSGQTISLSTFADKKALLVMFICRHCPYVKHVQQELAKLGRDYKDTGLGIVAISANDAANYPEDAPESLKAMATELGFTFPLCYDESQETAKAYTAACTPDFFLFDSDRKLVYRGQLDDSRPQNGLPVTGKDLRAAIDAVLAGQTPSEDQKPSLGCNIKWKPGNEPAYYR